The following nucleotide sequence is from Bacteroidota bacterium.
TCGTAAATGGCAAAAACTGAACCTACGTTATATACAACCGCCCCGATATCGATGGGTAATCCTCCGGAAGGTACCTCGCGACCAAGAACAGCCGAAATAAGCTGCTTTTCTCCTCCCTGGGGGTATTGCACTTTTAAAGCCTGTACCTTAATTCCCTCGATGTTTTTCACCGCCTCTTTCATAATGGCAATGGCATCGGGCTTGTTATTTTCGATTCCTATTATGGCTTTTTTTACATCAAGGGCTTTCATTAGGATTTGTATACCCACTACAAGTTCATTGGTTTTTTCGAGCATCAGCCGGTGATCGGCGGTAAGGTAGGGTTCGCATTCTACTCCGTTAATAAGCAGGTATTCGGCTTTCTTACCCTTGGGTACCATGGTTTTTACATGCGAGGGAAAGGTGGCCCCACCCAGTCCTACAATACCAGATTGTGCAATTTTATCGATAATTGCATTCCGATCCAGTTTTATTTCTTTCACAAGAGTGGCCGAACGGTCAATCCCGTCCATCCATTCATCGCCTTCGGTTTCAATAAAAATTGCATCGCGCTTATAACCTGTGCTGTCTGCACTGGGTTCAATTTTTACTACTTTACCCGAAACTGATGCATGGATATTGGCCGAAATAAATCCGTTACTCTGGGCAATCAGCTGTCCTACTTTCACCTGATCGCCTTTTTGAACGATTGGTTTTGAAGGAACACCCAGATGTTGCGCAAGCGGAATAACGACTGTTTTCGGAATTGGTAACTCTGTGATTGCTGCACTCACCGAAAGTTTATTTTCTGGCGGATGAATTCCTCCGATTGAAAAAGTTTTTAGCACGTGTACCTCCTTCAGTTGATGGTTTGTGTATTGTTATCAGGCTTTGCAGTTATTTGAATATCACTGGCTGCTTCTGCTTTTTCGCGGCGTGGGGGAAACCCAATTTCGATAATGGAATTAGTGGGGCATTCTGTCACGCATTTGCGACAAAGTCGACATTTATCTGAATCGATATAAGCCAGGTTGTTGCCCATTGTTATTGCATCGTATGGACAAACCTTAAAACACTTACTGCAACCTATGCAGGCTACAGAACAATTTTTCTTTGCCGGGCCTCCCTTGTCTTCATTTTTGCAGGCAACATATATTTTTCTATCGGCTTTGGCTCTTTTCCTTAATTCAAAAAGTCCTTTCGGACATTCTTTCACACAGGCTCCACAGGCAGTACATTTCGCATCGTCAACCACAGGTAGTCCACTCACTGGATCCATCGTAAGGGCATCGAACTTGCATACTCTTACACAGTCACCTAGCCCGTGACAACCATAATGGCAGCCTGTTTCACCGCCATATAAAGCAGTAGTAATAGCACAAGTCTGTGCTCCATCGAAATGGTTGGTTTTGGGGCGATTTTCGCAGGTGCCATTGCATAGTAAAACAGCTACCTGTGGATCTTTTGTCGCAGCATCGCGCCCTAATAGGCTGGCTATTTTTGTCATGCAATCATTGCCTCCTACCGGACAAAATAAAAGATCAAAACTTTCGGATTTTACACAGGCCTCGGCAAAATTCCGGCAACCAGCATATCCACATCCGCCACAATTGGCTGCAGGCAGTGTTTCTTCAACCTGGTCAATGCGAGGGTCTTCATAGACTTTAAATTTACGGGCAACAAAGAAGAGAATTACAGCAGAGGTAATTCCCAGCCCGCTGAGCGACGCCACAGTGTAAATAATAACAGGATTCATATTAGTGTACTTTTTTCAAAGTGAATTGAAATGTTTTTTTGTGCCTGTTTCGGAAGAGGTATAGTATAAAAAAATAGATGGCCACAAAAAGCAGGCACATAAGACCTACAAAGGTTTCGCTTAAACCCATTTGGGTAAGCAATAAGAGCAGAAACAACATTACGAAGAAGGGAAGTAAATACGCCAGTAATACGGCCCTATAGCCTAAGGATTGATTCAGGCTTACCATCACCATGTCACCTGCTTTGAATTGATTTTCAGGCACTTTCACTACGATTTCTTTCTGCTGTATATCGTTGCTGCCGCACGACTCCTTGGAGTGGCAGGATGAACAGGCCGAAAAAGAATTTATCATCACCCGGGCAATCCCGTTTTCTACTTCTTCAATAATTCCCTGCTGCTCGATGCAGTTGGTAGAACTCATTCATCACAGTTTTAGTAAGGGCGATACAAAAATATATTTTCTCTGCTAACAAAACAGTTCTGCTAAAAGATTCTTCTCAAAATAGACCGATTCTAAATAAATTTCCCCAAAGGACTTATAAGCAATTACTTCTATGGTGAATTGCATAAAACCCTTTTTCAGTAAGTATGTTAATTCCTGAATGTCGGGTTATTTTTTAAGCGATGAGAGCGGGTACCTGTTTCCCTCGATTTTGGTGATATAACCTTTTACAGATCCAATTAAGATAGGACTTTCGACATATACCGGAATACGGTTGGCATCGTTGGTGACCCATAAAAACATATCTTCTCCTTCTTTAAACATGGTGCCTTCTACAAGCAGAACAGTGAATTTGAGGCATTCGAAGGTGCCCAGGTCTTTAATCTTTTTGTTTTCAATTCCTAAATAGCGAAAGTATAAATCGTATGGTTTATCGTCGAGCACTACGGTTACCGGAATCTTGTCGTTAATTTTGTATTTTGTAAAATCGAGGTTTCGTGTGTAGAGCAGGGCACTCATAACATCATAGCTGCAACCATCAATTTTAATGGTGTCGTAATTAAAAGGATTGTCTTTTATTTTATTCTTCCTGTAAACTATTGTATCTCCCTGGAAGGTATAATTTTCGTGCTGGCGGTAATCGCCTTCACGGGTATTTCGTTGAAAATATTGAGGTCTGAGATTATCCTTTAAAACCCATGTTTCGTAGCTATCGCGCACTTTAAAAAACTTATCCCACCAACTAAAAGTTTGACCAGCCGCTTTAAAATGATAAGCTTCTTTGCCATTGATCATGTCGTTTTTTATGGTGAATTCTACAAGCCCAACTTCCGAAAATACAACCAGCCAGTTATAAGATATTGTATAGGAAAGTTTTTCTCCGGATTGGAAAGTAGTATTTTTTATTTTGCAGTTCGTCTTCTTTTCTTGTCCATTTATTTGGTTAACTGCCAGGCATAATAAAATGGAAATTAATAGTGTAAGCTTATTCATGACGCAATATTTTCTATTTGTTTTGTTTGCTTAAACAATAATTGAACCATTTCTAAAATGATAAATTATGTAAGCAAATCCGAAGGAACTTCATTTAATCTTTATTTGTACCCGCCAATCATCACCTCAAGATTCATCAAATTAGTAATGCCTGAATATGCTTGTCAGATACTTGTTGAAGATATAAAAATAATCAGGATTTTGTTGAATTGGAAAAACTCAATTAGTACGAAGGATTAATCGGTTTCGATGAAATTAAATTTTATATCCAGTATCGACTCATAATATTCTCCTCGTTCCAATACATCGTCGTCACCTTCTTCGTAATACCAATTGATACTGAGTTGTTTTCCTTTTTTTGTCAGATCGGCCAGCGCCCTTAAAATATGCAGCAAAGCTTTGGAAGAACCGCTGTTAAAGTATTCAAGCGAAATGTCCAGGGTGGTTGAGTCTTTGGGTTCCTGGCAATAAAAAAAAGTCCATTCAAATAATTGGTCATAGAATTTCGAAGGATCCTCGGGTATAGATCTCCCACTAATTTTTAGCCTTCCTTCGGTCGAGAATTCAACCTCAGGTGTGCGTTTGGTACTTGATATTAGTAGGTTTTCCATGAATCAACTGAAAATATTCTTGTCAACTGGTTTTAAAATTACAATAAATTCAATTCACCACACCTTCTCAAAATAAATTATTTGATGGAAGGCTTTTAGGCCGGAATATTAGACTATTTTTGGATAAACCCCAAAAGTTTTAACTAACAAACGCATGAATTCTATTGCCTTAATTACAAAAGCATACGAATTTGCAGCTGAAAAGCACTGCTTGCAGCGCAGGAAAGGGGCTAAGGATGTACCTTATATCAATCACCCGATTGAAGTGGCAAATTTGTTGAGCCATACCAGCAATACTTTAAACCAAACCTTAATCATTGCGGCCATTTTGCATGATGTACTGGAAGATACTAATACTTCAGCTGCAGAAATTGAACAATTGTTTGGATCTGATGTGTTATCGGTGGTGCTGGAAGTAACTGATAATATGCGGTTGAGCAAGCTAGAAAGAAGAGCTGCTCAGATAAGCAAGGCTTCTACGATATCCGATTTAGCCAAACAAATTAAAATAGCCGATAAAACCTGCAACATACTCGATATTTTAACAACGAGGCTCGCCTGGACTCGAAGCATGAAGATTGAATACATTGTTTGGGCAATGGAAGTGGTAAAAGGATGCAGGGGAGTAAACCCTCAACTTGAGGCTGAATTCGATAAAGCCTGCCAAATGGCCAGAAATGTGTTGGGAAATTATTGAATAAACCTTTGGTTTTCAAGTTACCCCAGGGAAATTTCTAATTCAAGGTCAGGTCGGTTTTTTCTTTATCCAAAATCTCCTTAATATCATTTGCCAGCAGACTGGTAAAGTAATCGGCCCCTTTATTGTTCAGGTGCACATTGTCTCCCCAATAATGATACTGATAGGTAAAATCTGGATGGTTGTTATAATCCATCGTTTTTACCTTGTACTTTATTGCCAGTTCATTAATTAACTTAAACGATTCGTCATTACTGTAATCGGCATACCTGATTTCGGGTGCAAAAACACATAAAATGGGAATATTAGCTTGCTCTG
It contains:
- the rsxC gene encoding electron transport complex subunit RsxC; this translates as MLKTFSIGGIHPPENKLSVSAAITELPIPKTVVIPLAQHLGVPSKPIVQKGDQVKVGQLIAQSNGFISANIHASVSGKVVKIEPSADSTGYKRDAIFIETEGDEWMDGIDRSATLVKEIKLDRNAIIDKIAQSGIVGLGGATFPSHVKTMVPKGKKAEYLLINGVECEPYLTADHRLMLEKTNELVVGIQILMKALDVKKAIIGIENNKPDAIAIMKEAVKNIEGIKVQALKVQYPQGGEKQLISAVLGREVPSGGLPIDIGAVVYNVGSVFAIYEAVQKNKPLVERVVTITGKQVKKPSNFKVRIGTSVLELIEQAGGLPENTGKILNGGPMMGKALAQLDVPVVKGSSGILLIPEQEAIRKEVFTCIRCTKCISVCPMGLEPYLLGIEGEKGLYDKMENDRVMDCIECGSCSYVCPAGRPLLDYIRLGKGKVGQIIRKRNTK
- a CDS encoding Fe-S cluster domain-containing protein codes for the protein MNPVIIYTVASLSGLGITSAVILFFVARKFKVYEDPRIDQVEETLPAANCGGCGYAGCRNFAEACVKSESFDLLFCPVGGNDCMTKIASLLGRDAATKDPQVAVLLCNGTCENRPKTNHFDGAQTCAITTALYGGETGCHYGCHGLGDCVRVCKFDALTMDPVSGLPVVDDAKCTACGACVKECPKGLFELRKRAKADRKIYVACKNEDKGGPAKKNCSVACIGCSKCFKVCPYDAITMGNNLAYIDSDKCRLCRKCVTECPTNSIIEIGFPPRREKAEAASDIQITAKPDNNTQTIN
- a CDS encoding SoxR reducing system RseC family protein; protein product: MSSTNCIEQQGIIEEVENGIARVMINSFSACSSCHSKESCGSNDIQQKEIVVKVPENQFKAGDMVMVSLNQSLGYRAVLLAYLLPFFVMLFLLLLLTQMGLSETFVGLMCLLFVAIYFFILYLFRNRHKKTFQFTLKKVH
- a CDS encoding DUF3108 domain-containing protein, which encodes MNKLTLLISILLCLAVNQINGQEKKTNCKIKNTTFQSGEKLSYTISYNWLVVFSEVGLVEFTIKNDMINGKEAYHFKAAGQTFSWWDKFFKVRDSYETWVLKDNLRPQYFQRNTREGDYRQHENYTFQGDTIVYRKNKIKDNPFNYDTIKIDGCSYDVMSALLYTRNLDFTKYKINDKIPVTVVLDDKPYDLYFRYLGIENKKIKDLGTFECLKFTVLLVEGTMFKEGEDMFLWVTNDANRIPVYVESPILIGSVKGYITKIEGNRYPLSSLKK
- a CDS encoding DUF1987 domain-containing protein, whose protein sequence is MENLLISSTKRTPEVEFSTEGRLKISGRSIPEDPSKFYDQLFEWTFFYCQEPKDSTTLDISLEYFNSGSSKALLHILRALADLTKKGKQLSINWYYEEGDDDVLERGEYYESILDIKFNFIETD
- a CDS encoding HD domain-containing protein; protein product: MNSIALITKAYEFAAEKHCLQRRKGAKDVPYINHPIEVANLLSHTSNTLNQTLIIAAILHDVLEDTNTSAAEIEQLFGSDVLSVVLEVTDNMRLSKLERRAAQISKASTISDLAKQIKIADKTCNILDILTTRLAWTRSMKIEYIVWAMEVVKGCRGVNPQLEAEFDKACQMARNVLGNY